In Ailuropoda melanoleuca isolate Jingjing chromosome 4, ASM200744v2, whole genome shotgun sequence, the following proteins share a genomic window:
- the LYG2 gene encoding lysozyme g-like protein 2 encodes MQSSILFWGLVALIGTSRGSYPFTHSMSPHLHPRLYHGCYGDIMTMETSGAACDITRLMNCGIRGSEMFAEMDLKALKTYQILIKEVGLRYCVDPALIAAIISRESHGGSVLQDGWDHRGLKFGLMQLDKKIHHPIGTWDSKEHLLQAVGILADKIKAIQKKFPTWSVAQHLKGGLSAFKSGTNAIVTPTDIDNDLVNDLLARAKFYKRHGF; translated from the exons ATGCAATCCTCTATCCTGTTTTGGGGACTTGTTGCACTCATTG GCACTTCAAGGGGCTCGTACCCTTTCACTCACTCAATGAGCCCTCACCTGCATCCCCGCCTGTACCATGGCTGCTATGGTGACATCATGACCATGGAGACCTCTGGTGCCGCCTGTGATATAACCAGGTTGATGAACTGTG GGATCCGTGGTTCTGAAATGTTTGCTGAGATGGATTTGAAGGCCTTAAAAACTTACCAGATTCTGATCAAAGAAGTTGGGCTGAGATATTGTGTGGACCCTGCTCTCATCGCAGCCATCATCTCCAGAGAAAGCCACGGTGGAAGTGTCCTGCAAGATGGCTGGGACCACAGGGGACTTAAATTTGGCTTGATGCAG CTGGATAAAAAAATTCATCACCCTATTGGTACGTGGGACAGCAAAGAACACCTTTTGCAGGCTGTTGGGATTCTAGCAGACAAAATTAAGGCAATCCAGAAAAAATTCCCCACGTGGAGTGTGGCTCAACACCTCAAAG GTGGTCTCTCGGCATTTAAGTCAGGAACCAATGCCATTGTCACCCCCACGGACATAGACAATGACTTGGTCAATGATCTTCTTGCCCGAGCTAAATTCTATAAAAGACATGGCTTCTAG